Proteins from one Gimesia maris genomic window:
- a CDS encoding alpha/beta hydrolase — translation MRQTILSGVMLLLATIALETRAAEQAENTPESLAREFVTQLAQGDYREAVSSFDSKMSHHLPEDKLQKLWEGISGQWGELQEIQSIRLQKVPQYQITLVTCRFEKGLLDVKVVFAANQQIAGLFFLPAGRYQSPSYVKPNRFKETEVTIGTGLWSLPGTLSVPVMGKKVPAVVLVHGSGPQDRNETTGPNQPFRDLAEGLASQGIAVLRYEKRTKHHRLKMVLLSESLTVREETIDDAVAAVQFLQSQAQIDRTRVFVLGHSLGGYLLPQLGAEAQGIAGLISLAGSARPLEEIVLEQVKYLSALNGEAAAESQQKLQELEKQVAMVKSLELKPETPAGQLPLGIPASYWLALRGYDAAERARTLQVPLLILQGQRDYQVTMDDFARWKQALRNRKDVRFISYPKLNHLFMAGEGPGTPAEYMIPGNVAEEVVRDIAAWIDDQK, via the coding sequence ATGAGGCAAACGATCTTGTCTGGAGTCATGTTACTCCTTGCTACAATCGCTCTGGAGACCAGGGCCGCAGAGCAGGCTGAAAATACTCCTGAGAGTCTGGCCCGGGAATTCGTCACACAACTGGCTCAGGGGGACTACAGAGAGGCTGTCAGCAGCTTTGACAGCAAGATGAGTCATCACCTGCCTGAAGACAAGCTGCAAAAGCTCTGGGAAGGGATTTCTGGTCAGTGGGGAGAACTTCAGGAAATTCAGAGTATCCGGCTGCAGAAAGTTCCGCAGTATCAGATTACTCTCGTAACCTGTCGCTTCGAAAAGGGGCTATTGGATGTGAAGGTCGTCTTCGCTGCAAACCAGCAGATCGCTGGTTTGTTTTTTCTGCCTGCAGGCCGCTATCAAAGCCCCTCTTATGTCAAGCCGAACCGGTTTAAAGAGACCGAAGTTACCATCGGGACCGGGCTCTGGTCGCTACCAGGGACGCTGTCAGTACCGGTAATGGGTAAGAAGGTGCCCGCGGTTGTGCTGGTGCATGGTTCCGGCCCACAGGATCGCAATGAAACGACTGGTCCAAATCAGCCCTTTCGTGATCTGGCAGAAGGGCTCGCGTCACAGGGAATCGCTGTTCTGCGCTATGAGAAACGCACAAAGCATCATCGATTGAAGATGGTGCTCCTGTCGGAAAGTCTGACCGTCAGGGAAGAAACGATTGATGATGCGGTGGCAGCGGTTCAGTTTCTCCAGTCGCAGGCGCAGATTGACAGAACCCGGGTTTTTGTTCTGGGGCATAGTCTGGGGGGCTACCTTCTTCCCCAGCTGGGAGCAGAAGCGCAGGGGATTGCCGGGTTGATCAGTCTGGCGGGCTCCGCACGACCCCTGGAGGAGATCGTACTGGAACAGGTGAAGTATCTTTCCGCGCTCAACGGCGAGGCTGCCGCGGAAAGCCAGCAGAAGCTTCAAGAACTGGAAAAACAGGTTGCGATGGTCAAATCTCTGGAGCTGAAGCCCGAAACACCCGCCGGGCAACTTCCTCTGGGAATCCCCGCCAGCTACTGGCTGGCCTTGAGAGGCTATGATGCCGCAGAGCGTGCCAGAACGCTCCAGGTGCCTCTCCTGATCCTGCAGGGGCAGCGGGATTATCAGGTGACGATGGATGACTTCGCCAGGTGGAAGCAGGCTTTAAGGAACCGGAAGGATGTCAGGTTCATTTCCTACCCGAAGCTGAACCACCTCTTCATGGCAGGCGAGGGGCCGGGGACTCCTGCGGAGTACATGATTCCCGGAAATGTGGCTGAGGAGGTGGTACGGGATATTGCGGCCTGGATTGACGATCAGAAGTAG
- the greA gene encoding transcription elongation factor GreA, whose translation MDRHPITQEGYDKLREEIRHLESDVMPEIAEKIADARAEGDLKENTEYHAQREAQGMTQAKINQLKSKLANCYIADKSTMPKGVVTFGSIVTVKNLDDGLDEKYEFVGPGEEDYLGEVMKILTSSPLAEGLLNKKVGDKVEVEVPSGTLKFEVIQIED comes from the coding sequence ATGGACCGTCATCCAATCACACAAGAAGGTTATGATAAGCTGCGCGAAGAAATTCGTCATCTGGAAAGCGACGTCATGCCTGAAATCGCGGAAAAAATCGCAGATGCCCGCGCGGAAGGTGATTTGAAAGAAAATACCGAATACCATGCCCAACGTGAAGCACAGGGGATGACACAGGCGAAAATCAACCAGCTGAAATCCAAACTGGCCAACTGCTACATCGCAGACAAGTCGACAATGCCGAAAGGCGTCGTTACCTTTGGCTCAATCGTGACCGTAAAAAATCTGGATGATGGACTGGATGAGAAATACGAGTTCGTAGGACCTGGCGAAGAAGATTACCTGGGTGAAGTCATGAAGATTCTCACTTCAAGTCCGCTTGCAGAAGGTCTGCTCAACAAGAAAGTGGGAGATAAAGTCGAAGTCGAAGTCCCTTCCGGAACACTGAAATTTGAAGTGATTCAAATTGAAGACTGA
- a CDS encoding Gfo/Idh/MocA family protein: protein MSKPVRVGLIGYGFMGRTHSNAYRQVGKFFDIEHTPVLQACCARSEDKIKDFADNWGWESYETDWRKLIERDDIDLIDITTPNNSHHDIAIAAAEAGKMVLCEKPLAMNTAEAVAMTDAIEKAGVANMVWFNYRRVPAITLAKQLVDEKRIGRPFHYRAAYLQDWTIAEDVPQGGATLWRLDAKVAGSGVTGDLLAHSIDSAIWLNGPITSVSAATETFIKERVHQETGEKTKVEIDDACMFLARFANGSMGTFESSRYARGRKNFNTFELNGEDGSVFFDLEDPQILQYFEYANPTTGEKVEDHVTGWRRIHVTNFEHPYMDHWWVPGCTIGYEHTFTNALADFFQGLDTGKPTQPDFRAALETQKVCDAVLQSAKDRQWVEIA, encoded by the coding sequence ATGAGCAAACCCGTACGCGTCGGCCTGATCGGCTACGGATTCATGGGACGTACCCACTCCAATGCTTATAGACAAGTCGGTAAATTCTTTGACATCGAACACACGCCTGTTCTGCAGGCCTGCTGTGCCCGCAGTGAAGACAAAATCAAAGACTTCGCTGACAACTGGGGCTGGGAGTCCTACGAAACCGACTGGCGTAAGCTGATTGAGCGGGACGATATCGACCTGATCGACATCACCACCCCCAACAATTCCCATCACGATATCGCCATTGCAGCTGCCGAAGCCGGTAAAATGGTGCTCTGCGAAAAACCGCTGGCCATGAACACCGCCGAAGCAGTCGCGATGACAGACGCTATCGAAAAAGCAGGCGTCGCGAACATGGTCTGGTTCAACTACCGCCGTGTCCCTGCAATTACGCTGGCGAAACAGCTGGTCGACGAAAAACGTATCGGCCGCCCTTTCCATTACCGGGCCGCTTATCTGCAGGACTGGACGATCGCCGAAGACGTTCCCCAGGGGGGTGCCACACTCTGGCGTCTGGATGCGAAAGTCGCCGGGAGTGGCGTTACAGGCGACCTGCTGGCTCATTCGATCGACTCGGCCATCTGGCTTAACGGGCCGATCACTTCGGTCTCCGCTGCCACGGAAACCTTCATCAAAGAACGCGTTCACCAGGAAACCGGCGAAAAGACGAAAGTCGAAATCGACGATGCCTGCATGTTCCTGGCCCGTTTCGCCAATGGCTCAATGGGAACCTTCGAAAGCTCCCGTTATGCCCGCGGACGCAAAAACTTCAACACGTTCGAACTGAACGGCGAAGACGGTTCGGTCTTCTTCGATCTGGAAGATCCGCAGATCCTGCAGTATTTTGAATATGCCAATCCTACGACCGGTGAGAAAGTCGAAGACCATGTGACCGGCTGGCGACGGATTCATGTCACCAACTTCGAGCATCCTTACATGGATCACTGGTGGGTTCCCGGTTGTACCATCGGATACGAACACACCTTTACCAATGCCCTGGCAGACTTTTTCCAGGGACTCGATACTGGTAAACCAACCCAGCCCGACTTCCGTGCGGCACTGGAAACACAGAAGGTCTGTGACGCGGTGCTGCAAAGTGCCAAAGACAGGCAATGGGTTGAAATAGCATAG
- a CDS encoding sugar phosphate isomerase/epimerase family protein translates to MSDNAANTLPKLHNAAWPGVVGKGPDSEPPIDLDTMLDLTAAAEVDGIKFDGTDLFLFDPHVSIDSSDDDLKQLAEKVQCRNLVIGSVVAPVWPPTGGGSAMGSAEERGQFLEQVLKGCTIARKLRELGVRPYGVVRLDSAAGVSDWVGDPEGNQAKIAETFKQAADIAADHGERLAAEGEICWGGMHSWKRMVQLLEMVDRPDTLGFQADMSHTLLYLMGYNAPEDRLLPEDFDWSDEATFDAAYKTLTDALRPWTIDFHVAQNDGTVHGTGSHDKTGRHCLPKDPNGKLDIVKRAGYWLKDESGNPTKKFEHICWDGCMFSNEIMMSPQTWNDILEAMINVRKAHGWS, encoded by the coding sequence ATGAGTGATAACGCAGCTAACACCTTACCCAAACTTCATAATGCAGCCTGGCCGGGTGTGGTCGGAAAAGGCCCTGATTCCGAACCTCCCATCGACCTGGATACCATGCTCGACTTAACCGCTGCCGCGGAAGTCGACGGCATCAAATTTGACGGGACCGACCTGTTCCTGTTTGATCCTCACGTCAGTATCGACTCCTCCGATGACGACTTGAAACAACTGGCCGAAAAAGTTCAATGTCGCAACCTGGTCATCGGTTCGGTCGTGGCTCCCGTCTGGCCTCCCACAGGGGGTGGCTCTGCCATGGGAAGCGCCGAAGAACGCGGCCAGTTCCTTGAACAGGTCCTCAAAGGCTGCACCATCGCCCGGAAACTGCGCGAACTGGGCGTTCGTCCCTACGGCGTCGTGCGTCTCGACTCTGCAGCCGGCGTGAGTGACTGGGTGGGCGATCCCGAAGGCAATCAGGCAAAAATCGCGGAAACCTTCAAACAGGCCGCCGACATCGCCGCCGATCATGGCGAACGCCTCGCTGCCGAAGGCGAAATCTGCTGGGGAGGCATGCACAGCTGGAAACGCATGGTCCAACTGCTGGAAATGGTCGATCGCCCTGACACGCTGGGTTTCCAGGCAGACATGTCACACACCCTGCTCTACCTGATGGGTTATAACGCCCCCGAAGACCGCCTGCTCCCCGAGGACTTCGACTGGAGTGATGAAGCGACCTTCGACGCGGCCTACAAAACCCTGACCGACGCCCTGCGCCCCTGGACGATCGATTTCCACGTTGCCCAGAATGATGGCACCGTGCACGGCACCGGTTCCCACGACAAAACCGGTCGCCACTGCCTGCCTAAAGACCCTAATGGCAAGCTCGATATCGTCAAACGGGCTGGTTACTGGCTCAAAGATGAAAGCGGTAATCCCACGAAGAAATTCGAACATATCTGCTGGGATGGCTGCATGTTCTCCAACGAGATCATGATGAGTCCGCAAACCTGGAATGACATCCTGGAAGCCATGATTAATGTCAGAAAAGCCCACGGCTGGTCCTGA
- the argC gene encoding N-acetyl-gamma-glutamyl-phosphate reductase: MTKVAIMGATGYAALELIKILLRNPDVEIVALTSRSEESPHISEIHPCLTGRLDLCCEALTPAEIAERSDFVFCALPHVASMEVIPDLLAEGCRVVDLSADYRLSDPAVYEKWYHHVHIDPTRLGSTVYGLPELWSEKIPDADLIANPGCYTSTAILGLAPLMAAGLIEPTGIIIDAKSGVSGAGRNPKLGTLYPECNESITAYGVGTHRHTPEIEEVLTTVGGEEVKVTFTPHLTPMNRGILATMYPRLTKAVSREELLGVYRTFYEGKPFVRIIDAIPATKNVSGTNYCDISVQFAGDQLIVFSATDNLIKGAAGVAVQNFNLMAGYPETTGLIV; this comes from the coding sequence ATGACAAAAGTTGCCATCATGGGAGCCACCGGTTATGCGGCTCTGGAACTCATCAAGATTCTGCTGCGAAATCCAGACGTGGAAATCGTGGCGTTGACATCTCGCTCAGAAGAATCGCCTCATATCAGCGAAATCCATCCCTGTCTGACCGGTCGCCTGGATCTGTGCTGCGAAGCATTGACGCCAGCCGAGATTGCCGAACGTTCTGACTTCGTATTCTGTGCACTCCCGCATGTGGCGAGTATGGAAGTCATTCCTGATCTGCTGGCAGAAGGTTGCCGGGTGGTGGATCTAAGTGCCGACTACCGGTTGAGTGATCCTGCCGTCTATGAAAAATGGTATCACCATGTGCATATCGATCCGACGCGGCTGGGAAGTACCGTGTATGGTCTGCCCGAATTGTGGTCGGAAAAAATACCGGACGCCGACCTGATTGCCAACCCCGGCTGTTATACGAGTACGGCGATTCTGGGACTGGCGCCATTGATGGCTGCCGGCCTGATAGAACCAACGGGCATTATCATTGACGCCAAAAGTGGTGTGAGCGGTGCCGGGCGGAACCCCAAGCTGGGAACCCTGTATCCGGAGTGCAATGAGAGTATCACCGCGTACGGCGTGGGAACCCATCGGCATACTCCCGAGATCGAAGAAGTACTGACGACCGTGGGGGGGGAAGAAGTAAAGGTAACCTTCACACCTCACCTGACGCCAATGAACCGGGGGATACTGGCGACCATGTATCCCCGCCTGACGAAAGCTGTCAGCCGCGAAGAACTGCTGGGCGTGTATCGAACTTTTTATGAAGGCAAGCCGTTCGTCCGAATTATTGATGCGATCCCGGCGACGAAGAATGTATCGGGAACCAATTACTGTGATATTTCGGTGCAATTTGCCGGCGATCAATTGATTGTGTTCTCCGCCACCGATAATTTGATCAAGGGGGCAGCCGGTGTTGCCGTCCAGAATTTCAATCTGATGGCGGGTTATCCGGAAACCACGGGCCTGATCGTCTGA
- the argJ gene encoding bifunctional glutamate N-acetyltransferase/amino-acid acetyltransferase ArgJ yields MTADMILPRGFRSAGLACGIKEKKTTFDLSLFVSDVPCAGAGVFTKNQVCGAPVKVSRERVPGDSLRAVVINSGNANACTGERGIEDAKWMTGLVAGGLGVAAEDVLVCSTGIIGRFLPRTPLEAGIPAAIEQLGADAESFLNAARGMMTTDTVPKQSTRVVSVGGQEVRVSGVAKGAAMIAPNMATMLSVIMTDAPLDATQTDQMLRHAVDRSFNCVSVEGHTSTSDTVILLANGASEAHELSETELTQLQTALDEVAMELGQAIIRDAEGADHFVTIEVSGAADRADAMEIARTIANDALVKTAIAGSDPNWGRIVSASGRTSVKLTERDIVLHINGALIYEDGRPADYNEQAISDGIRQNRDVLIQVRLPFGEEQVVFWTSDLTQEYVRLNSEYTT; encoded by the coding sequence TTGACTGCTGACATGATTTTACCCCGGGGATTTCGTTCCGCCGGCCTGGCCTGTGGAATCAAAGAAAAAAAAACGACCTTTGATTTATCGCTGTTCGTCTCTGATGTGCCTTGCGCGGGAGCGGGAGTGTTTACGAAAAACCAGGTGTGTGGTGCCCCGGTGAAAGTATCCCGAGAACGGGTGCCCGGCGATTCGCTGCGGGCGGTTGTGATCAACTCGGGCAATGCGAATGCCTGTACCGGGGAGCGGGGAATTGAAGATGCCAAATGGATGACCGGACTGGTGGCTGGCGGGCTGGGTGTTGCTGCGGAAGATGTGCTGGTCTGTTCGACCGGAATCATCGGGCGATTTTTGCCTCGCACGCCGCTGGAAGCGGGAATACCTGCAGCGATTGAACAACTGGGCGCGGATGCAGAATCATTTCTGAACGCAGCCCGGGGGATGATGACGACCGATACGGTTCCCAAACAGTCGACGCGTGTTGTGAGTGTCGGCGGACAGGAAGTTCGGGTGAGTGGTGTCGCGAAAGGAGCCGCGATGATTGCTCCCAACATGGCGACCATGTTATCGGTGATCATGACGGACGCGCCCCTCGATGCGACCCAGACCGATCAGATGCTAAGGCACGCCGTTGATCGCAGTTTCAACTGTGTTTCTGTTGAAGGCCATACGAGTACGAGTGATACGGTGATTTTACTGGCCAATGGCGCCTCGGAGGCCCATGAATTATCGGAAACAGAATTGACTCAGTTACAGACCGCGCTGGACGAAGTGGCGATGGAACTGGGGCAGGCTATCATTCGGGATGCGGAAGGGGCCGACCATTTCGTGACGATTGAAGTTTCCGGCGCTGCAGACCGCGCAGACGCAATGGAAATTGCCCGCACCATTGCCAATGATGCGCTGGTGAAAACAGCGATTGCCGGCTCTGATCCCAACTGGGGGCGGATTGTTTCTGCCTCCGGGCGGACCAGCGTGAAACTGACAGAGCGGGATATTGTACTGCATATCAACGGGGCGCTGATTTATGAAGACGGGAGACCTGCCGACTATAACGAACAGGCAATCTCGGATGGGATCAGGCAGAACCGGGATGTTCTGATTCAGGTTCGCCTGCCCTTTGGCGAGGAGCAGGTTGTGTTCTGGACCAGCGATTTGACGCAGGAATATGTAAGGCTGAATTCGGAATACACGACGTAA
- a CDS encoding PQQ-binding-like beta-propeller repeat protein, producing MNSIRINRTNVLIVITCLLLLPISGISAEEPEEKQDPFQPNAQKPAPAQNALNPLKKIIQGWFGKPNPAQQANKPAQSKSPDYYRFPQDLEQERRFKSVQQLIDGEQWEAAREKLQLMLENSLNLPVHIDGDRQLITDRELIYELLHLLPNEEQEKFTRQYESLASRLLTDALQSNAVPETYAEIATRFASTPAGFAAMNYLTSYHLDRGEFGLAAQYLQRLLKLNAPITRSRQWRTKAAYIFKQTGNEELVAELIQADDAPAGPDQSIKIGGADESPLKWLQKQEILQTTANLMLTEWPMLFGSPNHAARAQAADPLLIPRWSFPLTSNHSIQIQLQLIQEDLTSARHATIPALPPLAIDGKVIFRTLKGVQVLEARTGMPLWEAALENSPETAYINAQLKSSNTPQARGLFDAEQEPQSFSPYKGTDPDSHALTSLLYRNANWGSQSSDGKHLFVLESMRLNLGSSGSTRNFNRLRQRGGFETDFWSSNQLVAYDLKTGQPKWKVGGTRFEEPFDLPLAGTFFFGAPTPAENEIYIIGERDREIRLYALDPETGAERWSQQIGNPDQDIELDMVRRWWIAPVAIDQGVIICPTTIGLLTAIDRLNHSILWSTRYEPASSSRNNQQFNHINQTTREPLNQRWCPSAPIISGNKVIYTPQDDETLVCLDLITGSPCWTRRAKESSLYLAGVVDNLILLVGLNGVHAVSLTNGKTVWSKSFDSEAGLPSGQAVIADQRLHVPLQSGQIWTFDVKSGIILNKLFSPHPGQPLGNLIIYQGQFLSLSAAGLVSFEQKQTFEAEIEQLKQQNASDPLVLFKESELLMMSHHHQQALTKLRRIDPQQLPAKRRPQYQALMIDCLTSIIRSNFQQYDELIPQLKQQVTSEKERIELQRLLVERARARKEFSTALEFLLELATAPAEATIKTGATETQIDCWIAGQAADLWQQATPEQQELFTQQIDERTRKILAADNDTRERFLQQFGFLDASIPVLRFQISTAMQSEKFFEAELWLTKLMKRKSPEHTAEALAGMVQLCMKFNLTDDAAYYLNQLSELDPNLIVAENLTAAQFQEQYHQKLETLNQKALPESWRPHNLKLIVGGSSRNYSSRENTLDTSDSSLPFYRSLILSVDPKQNRLTMDQPAGNQQMWSTPLRSSIQSRSSSFNESDVVGHNLILQHRDMLHFFDLVDRRLIWSQKLEKEQANRYYASSYRLTPAQLGNESTLVHRHHPSIAIRKVGMIAAANADYTCYYSRRQIVMIDTRTGKVRWTHENVDKETRVLGDDRMIYLVTRDRVTRKILRVSDGQLVEIGETGQYLENAIYQGESAFVAISSAEDTKLPGLTAGVSSLFSFHPQSKEFNWKLDFPRDSQFGLFSHHYLSVLGPKGQLLVIDLRNGKRSELEGIPRAELKDHQNFYLVADREQIYFAAHSPSHNSISVNIPSIPINGMLYTFNRQTGKRLWSQEINNQHLVLDQQNLLPVILLVSRDYKRRGNRSTSIIHLQAINKRTGESLLTWNAPIDSNIRDLNVDYGQKMIEILTYNARIRLYDADELAIRDQKRAAPQPPAEKQTTEKN from the coding sequence ATGAATTCAATCAGAATAAACCGAACCAACGTTTTAATCGTTATAACCTGCCTGCTCCTGCTCCCCATCTCAGGAATTTCTGCAGAGGAACCGGAGGAAAAACAGGATCCCTTTCAACCCAATGCCCAGAAACCGGCCCCCGCACAGAATGCACTCAATCCCCTGAAGAAAATCATTCAGGGCTGGTTTGGAAAACCCAACCCGGCGCAACAGGCAAATAAACCCGCTCAATCGAAAAGCCCCGACTATTACCGTTTTCCCCAGGATCTCGAACAGGAACGACGATTCAAAAGTGTGCAGCAGTTAATTGACGGAGAACAATGGGAGGCAGCCCGTGAAAAACTGCAATTAATGCTGGAAAACAGCCTGAACCTGCCGGTTCACATTGATGGCGACCGTCAACTGATCACTGACCGCGAGCTGATTTACGAACTCCTGCACCTGCTTCCGAATGAAGAGCAGGAAAAATTCACGCGCCAGTATGAATCGCTGGCCAGCAGACTGCTCACGGATGCCCTGCAGAGCAATGCAGTTCCTGAGACTTATGCAGAAATCGCTACCCGGTTCGCCAGCACTCCCGCCGGCTTTGCAGCCATGAACTACCTGACTTCTTACCATCTCGATCGAGGCGAATTTGGCCTGGCTGCACAATACCTGCAACGCCTGCTGAAACTGAATGCCCCGATCACCAGGTCGCGGCAGTGGAGAACAAAAGCAGCCTATATCTTTAAACAGACAGGAAATGAAGAACTGGTCGCAGAACTGATCCAGGCCGACGATGCGCCTGCCGGCCCCGATCAGTCCATCAAAATAGGTGGCGCGGACGAAAGCCCGCTCAAGTGGTTACAGAAACAGGAAATTCTGCAGACGACCGCAAACCTGATGCTGACAGAGTGGCCGATGCTGTTCGGCTCCCCCAATCATGCCGCGCGCGCTCAGGCTGCCGACCCTTTACTGATCCCTCGCTGGTCTTTCCCTCTCACATCAAATCACTCGATTCAAATCCAGCTGCAACTGATTCAGGAAGATCTCACCAGCGCGCGACATGCTACCATCCCCGCTCTGCCACCTTTAGCAATCGATGGAAAAGTCATCTTCCGCACCCTTAAAGGAGTACAGGTACTTGAAGCCCGCACGGGAATGCCACTCTGGGAAGCCGCTCTGGAAAACTCGCCGGAAACAGCCTATATCAATGCCCAGCTCAAAAGCAGTAACACTCCACAGGCCCGAGGACTGTTCGATGCGGAACAGGAACCACAGTCCTTTTCTCCTTATAAAGGAACAGATCCCGACTCACATGCTTTAACCAGCCTGCTCTACAGAAATGCCAACTGGGGCAGCCAGAGCAGCGACGGGAAACACCTGTTCGTGCTGGAGAGCATGCGTCTGAACCTCGGCAGTTCCGGCTCTACACGGAATTTCAATCGCCTGAGACAGCGGGGCGGCTTTGAAACAGATTTCTGGTCCAGCAATCAACTGGTTGCCTACGATCTGAAAACCGGCCAGCCAAAATGGAAAGTGGGGGGAACCCGCTTTGAAGAACCGTTCGACCTGCCACTGGCGGGAACGTTTTTCTTTGGTGCTCCCACTCCGGCTGAAAACGAAATTTATATTATCGGCGAACGGGACCGGGAAATCCGCTTGTATGCCCTCGATCCGGAAACGGGTGCAGAACGCTGGTCACAACAGATTGGCAACCCCGATCAGGATATTGAACTCGACATGGTCCGCCGCTGGTGGATTGCTCCTGTCGCAATTGACCAGGGGGTCATTATCTGTCCCACCACAATCGGACTCCTGACCGCCATCGATCGTCTGAATCATTCCATCCTCTGGTCCACCAGATACGAACCGGCCAGCAGCAGCAGAAACAACCAGCAGTTCAATCACATCAACCAGACCACCCGGGAACCCCTGAACCAGCGCTGGTGCCCTTCTGCACCCATTATCAGCGGAAACAAGGTAATTTATACGCCCCAGGATGACGAAACACTAGTCTGCCTCGATCTGATTACCGGTTCCCCCTGCTGGACCCGCCGCGCCAAAGAAAGCTCCCTCTACCTGGCGGGAGTCGTCGACAATCTGATTCTGCTGGTTGGCTTAAATGGCGTACATGCGGTCTCACTGACGAATGGTAAAACCGTCTGGAGCAAAAGCTTTGATTCCGAAGCCGGCCTCCCTTCAGGCCAGGCAGTCATCGCCGATCAGCGTCTGCACGTCCCTCTGCAAAGCGGGCAGATCTGGACCTTTGACGTCAAGTCTGGCATCATTCTGAATAAACTTTTCAGCCCCCATCCCGGTCAACCATTGGGCAACCTGATCATCTACCAGGGGCAGTTTTTGTCACTCAGCGCTGCAGGACTGGTCAGCTTCGAACAGAAACAGACCTTCGAAGCAGAAATTGAACAGTTGAAACAACAGAATGCCAGTGACCCGCTGGTACTCTTTAAAGAGTCAGAACTGTTAATGATGAGCCACCACCATCAACAGGCACTGACGAAACTGCGACGGATCGACCCCCAGCAGCTCCCTGCGAAACGTCGACCTCAGTACCAGGCACTGATGATCGACTGCCTGACCTCGATCATTCGCTCGAATTTCCAGCAGTATGACGAACTGATCCCGCAGTTGAAACAACAGGTCACCTCGGAAAAAGAACGCATTGAACTGCAGAGGCTGCTCGTCGAACGAGCCCGGGCTCGTAAAGAATTTTCCACGGCCCTGGAATTTCTCCTCGAACTCGCGACTGCTCCTGCAGAGGCAACTATCAAAACAGGCGCTACAGAAACGCAGATTGACTGTTGGATCGCGGGACAGGCGGCTGACCTCTGGCAACAGGCCACTCCCGAACAACAGGAACTGTTTACGCAACAGATCGACGAGCGCACCCGGAAGATTCTAGCGGCAGACAACGATACCAGAGAGCGTTTTCTGCAGCAGTTCGGCTTCCTTGATGCCTCCATTCCAGTCCTGCGATTTCAAATCAGTACGGCAATGCAATCGGAGAAATTCTTTGAAGCGGAACTCTGGCTGACCAAACTGATGAAACGGAAATCGCCAGAACATACAGCGGAAGCGCTGGCCGGAATGGTGCAACTCTGCATGAAATTCAACCTGACAGATGACGCCGCTTATTACCTGAATCAACTTTCGGAGCTTGATCCCAACCTGATTGTCGCAGAGAATCTGACTGCTGCACAATTCCAGGAGCAATATCATCAGAAGCTAGAGACACTCAATCAGAAAGCATTGCCGGAAAGCTGGCGTCCCCACAATCTGAAACTGATCGTAGGCGGTTCGTCGAGAAATTATTCTTCGCGGGAGAACACTCTGGACACCAGTGATTCCAGCCTGCCGTTCTACCGTTCGCTGATTCTTTCAGTCGATCCAAAACAAAATCGGCTGACGATGGATCAGCCTGCAGGAAACCAGCAGATGTGGTCGACACCCCTGCGGTCATCCATTCAGTCCCGCTCGTCCAGCTTTAATGAAAGTGATGTGGTCGGGCACAATCTGATTCTGCAGCATCGAGACATGCTGCACTTCTTCGATCTGGTCGATCGCAGACTGATCTGGAGCCAGAAGCTGGAGAAGGAACAGGCCAACCGCTATTACGCCAGCTCCTATCGCCTGACACCGGCCCAACTGGGAAATGAATCCACTCTTGTGCATCGACACCACCCCTCCATCGCCATTCGCAAAGTCGGAATGATCGCCGCCGCGAATGCTGACTATACCTGCTATTACAGTCGTCGGCAGATCGTCATGATTGATACCCGGACCGGAAAAGTTCGCTGGACCCATGAGAATGTCGACAAAGAAACCCGCGTGCTCGGCGATGATCGCATGATCTATCTGGTCACCCGGGATCGTGTTACCAGAAAGATCCTGCGGGTCAGTGACGGCCAGCTGGTGGAGATTGGAGAAACTGGACAGTACCTGGAGAATGCCATTTATCAGGGTGAATCGGCGTTCGTCGCGATCTCATCTGCGGAAGACACAAAACTGCCAGGTCTGACAGCCGGCGTCAGTTCCCTCTTCAGTTTTCATCCCCAGTCTAAGGAATTCAACTGGAAACTGGATTTTCCCCGTGACTCGCAATTTGGCCTGTTCAGCCACCATTACCTGTCAGTTCTCGGCCCTAAAGGTCAGCTGTTGGTCATTGACCTCCGCAACGGAAAGCGTTCTGAACTGGAAGGGATCCCGCGGGCGGAACTCAAAGATCATCAGAATTTCTACCTGGTTGCAGATCGGGAACAGATTTATTTCGCCGCACATTCCCCCTCGCATAACTCCATTTCGGTCAATATTCCTTCGATCCCCATCAACGGGATGCTTTACACCTTCAATCGCCAGACCGGGAAACGACTCTGGAGCCAGGAAATTAATAATCAACATCTGGTTCTCGACCAGCAGAATCTGCTGCCCGTGATCCTGCTGGTGTCGCGAGATTACAAACGGAGGGGAAATCGATCCACCAGCATTATCCATCTCCAGGCGATTAACAAGCGGACGGGGGAGAGCCTGCTCACTTGGAATGCCCCCATTGATTCCAATATCAGAGATTTGAATGTCGATTATGGGCAGAAAATGATAGAAATCCTGACTTATAATGCAAGAATTCGTCTGTATGATGCCGATGAACTGGCAATCCGGGACCAGAAGCGGGCTGCACCACAGCCCCCCGCAGAAAAGCAGACGACTGAAAAGAATTAA